In Raphanus sativus cultivar WK10039 chromosome 5, ASM80110v3, whole genome shotgun sequence, the following proteins share a genomic window:
- the LOC108856975 gene encoding uncharacterized protein LOC108856975 has translation MASCSLGVPKIKISAVDLSRVRRSGSLQIPCNQRVLIGQRPAKYLSLRTTLGSVKAVQVSTVTPAESTATVELEDAETAKPSPLNAQLVPKPSEVEALVTEICDSLSIAEFELKLGGFRLYVARNLADNNSSPPQPQPIPAAVSANATTESVDSNGSASSTSLAIIKPTSSAADQGLVVLQSPKVGFFRRSKTIKGKRTPSSCKEKDQVKEGQVLCYIEQLGGQFPIESDVTGEVVKILREDGEPVGYNDALISILPSFPGIKKLQ, from the exons ATGGCTTCCT GTAGCCTAGGAGTTCCTAAGATTAAAATCTCAGCAGTAGACCTCAGTAGAGTAAGAAGATCTGGAAGCTTACAGATACCATGCAATCAAAGAGTGTTGATTGGTCAAAGGCCGGCTAAGTACTTGAGTCTCAGGACAACTCTTGGATCTGTGAAAGCTGTCCAAGTGTCTACTGTCACACCTGCTGAATCTACAG CTACTGTTGAATTAGAAGATGCTGAGACGGCGAAGCCATCTCCGTTGAACGCTCAGCTCGTTCCCAAGCCCTCTGAG GTGGAAGCTCTTGTAACTGAAATATGCGACTCCTTATCAATTGCAGAGTTTGAACTGAAA CTAGGAGGTTTCCGCCTATATGTAGCAAGGAACTTAGCTGACAACAACAGTAGCCCACCACAACCTCAGCCCATTCCTGCTGCCGTTTCTGCAAATGCAACCACGGAGAGTGTTGATTCGAATGGATCAGCTTCCTCTACTTCACTGGCTATCATAAAACCAACATCCTCAGCTGCTGATCAGGGTTTGGTGGTTCTCCAATCTCCAAAA GTAGGGTTCTTTAGGAGATCCAAAACCATAAAGGGTAAACGTACTCCTTCGTCATGTAAAGAG AAAGACCAAGTGAAAGAAGGTCAAGTTCTTTGCTACATTGAACAACTCGGTGGCCAATTCCCTATCGAG TCTGATGTTACTGGCGAGGTTGTCAAAATACTCCGAGAGGATGGAG AGCCTGTAGGATACAATGATGCTCTCATCTCGATCCTTCCTTCCTTCCCTGGGATCAAGAAGCTTCAGTAG
- the LOC108858053 gene encoding uncharacterized protein LOC108858053, translated as MAETASLSPSGSTDAAWDATTRRAGFAWIIRDENSAFPLTGTGVIEDVASPLMAEALALYEGIKKAKDLGLASITLRSDCATLIRVISTKSQISELYGVLQDIKSLSSFFVSINFQQIPRSQNREADFLAKRALKASLAFFISLG; from the coding sequence ATGGCAGAAACCGCTTCACTGTCTCCATCAGGCTCAACCGATGCAGCGTGGGATGCAACAACGCGACGAGCAGGCTTCGCATGGATCATCAGAGACGAGAACTCGGCTTTCCCACTAACAGGAACCGGTGTTATAGAGGATGTCGCTTCCCCTCTTATGGCGGAAGCCCTTGCTCTCTATGAAGGAATCAAAAAAGCGAAGGATCTAGGGTTGGCCTCCATCACCCTCCGATCCGATTGTGCAACGCTCATCAGAGTAATTTCAACAAAAAGTCAGATATCGGAACTCTATGGCGTTCTCCAGGACATCAAGAGCCTCTCATCTTTCTTTGTCTCTATCAACTTTCAGCAAATCCCTCGTTCTCAGAATAGAGAGGCTGACTTCTTAGCTAAACGGGCCCTTAAGGCCTCTCTtgctttctttatttctttggGCTAG